In Brevibacillus brevis, a genomic segment contains:
- a CDS encoding response regulator transcription factor, whose amino-acid sequence MDSVNLLLADDHRIVREGLKMILESSPRYTVVGEASDGDELVSKALAVKPDLIVSDLKMPGPSIIDSCKQLKDQLPEVKVLILTAFDESEDVFRALESNVDGYIMKDTVPEQILHTMDMVMMGYSCFQSKLQRKRKEESDVSFTDREQEVFELIVDNLSNQEIAQRLYISEATVKTHVSSILRKTGQPNRSQAVLYALKKGLVKIGP is encoded by the coding sequence ATGGATAGCGTGAACCTCTTGCTGGCGGACGATCATCGCATTGTGCGCGAGGGATTGAAGATGATCCTGGAGAGTTCCCCGCGATATACCGTGGTAGGGGAAGCCAGTGACGGAGATGAGCTGGTGTCCAAGGCGCTGGCGGTCAAGCCCGACCTGATTGTCTCCGACTTGAAAATGCCGGGCCCTTCGATCATCGACAGCTGCAAACAGCTCAAGGACCAGCTGCCGGAAGTCAAGGTGCTGATTCTCACGGCGTTTGACGAGAGCGAGGACGTATTTCGGGCACTGGAGTCCAATGTGGACGGATACATTATGAAGGACACGGTGCCCGAGCAGATTCTGCATACGATGGATATGGTGATGATGGGCTATTCCTGCTTTCAATCCAAGCTGCAGCGCAAACGGAAAGAGGAGTCCGACGTCTCTTTCACCGATCGGGAACAAGAGGTGTTTGAACTGATCGTCGATAACTTGAGCAATCAGGAAATCGCGCAGCGGCTGTATATTTCGGAAGCCACGGTGAAGACGCACGTCAGCAGCATCCTGCGGAAGACGGGGCAGCCCAATCGCTCTCAGGCTGTTTTGTACGCACTGAAAAAGGGACTGGTCAAGATTGGTCCGTAA
- a CDS encoding HD domain-containing phosphohydrolase translates to MKQRKRNRNHASFLADAMFYWISVLASADAGMGVLLQALGLVQNEWTAIVGLAVCAATSWTVYVLHKRYVLPEASIHISAFLGACLLLFFCLYNPQQFSGLWYVFILYPIFLSFFNDRALLLVWGTVSYLLYALSLGGGQSEAVSMDTFFHLTLGAASGICSWLGFITLQKRLKEARTATEEHRREYAITLLNTLVPIVERKTQTSSREIEQMSRLIKRMLREFPDEQVNDWEIKLLSLLHYVSRIKFPDYVFETDEKLTTFEFQIVQEHCQFGYEMFRDNPSFARVVYALQDHHERFDGSGYPKKLKGDDIALLAQILGIVECFLAMTTTRVYRQTATIEEAFEEICAMAGTAFDERVVKAFVKSVQIHSPTKVSHVPPLAAKASS, encoded by the coding sequence ATGAAACAGCGGAAACGAAACAGAAACCACGCCAGTTTCCTCGCGGATGCCATGTTTTACTGGATTTCAGTGCTGGCCAGCGCGGATGCGGGGATGGGCGTCCTCCTTCAGGCGCTTGGCCTCGTCCAGAACGAATGGACAGCGATCGTCGGCCTGGCCGTTTGCGCAGCCACGAGCTGGACAGTCTACGTTCTGCACAAGCGTTACGTGCTTCCGGAGGCGTCGATTCATATCTCCGCATTCCTCGGGGCTTGCTTGCTGCTGTTTTTTTGCTTGTACAACCCCCAGCAGTTTTCCGGCTTGTGGTACGTTTTTATCCTCTACCCGATTTTTCTCAGTTTTTTCAACGACCGGGCGCTTCTTCTCGTTTGGGGGACGGTCAGCTATCTGCTTTATGCGCTAAGCCTGGGCGGAGGTCAAAGTGAAGCCGTCAGCATGGACACCTTTTTCCATCTGACATTGGGAGCGGCGAGCGGGATCTGTTCCTGGCTCGGCTTCATCACGCTGCAGAAAAGGCTGAAGGAAGCAAGGACGGCCACAGAAGAGCACCGCCGGGAGTACGCGATCACTCTGTTGAATACGCTCGTTCCCATCGTGGAGCGGAAGACGCAGACGAGCAGCAGGGAAATCGAGCAGATGAGCAGGCTGATCAAGAGGATGCTGCGCGAGTTTCCCGACGAGCAGGTGAATGACTGGGAGATCAAGCTTCTCTCCCTGCTGCATTACGTGAGCCGAATCAAGTTTCCGGACTACGTGTTTGAGACAGACGAAAAGCTGACGACGTTTGAATTCCAGATCGTTCAAGAGCATTGCCAGTTTGGCTACGAGATGTTCCGGGACAATCCGTCCTTTGCGCGAGTTGTCTACGCGTTGCAGGATCATCACGAGCGGTTCGACGGATCGGGATACCCGAAAAAGCTGAAGGGGGACGACATCGCCTTGCTTGCGCAAATTCTGGGCATCGTCGAGTGCTTTTTGGCGATGACCACGACGCGCGTGTATCGGCAAACCGCTACGATCGAAGAGGCGTTTGAGGAGATCTGCGCGATGGCAGGCACTGCTTTTGACGAACGGGTGGTCAAGGCGTTTGTCAAATCGGTGCAGATTCATTCCCCCACGAAAGTGTCGCATGTGCCCCCGTTGGCCGCCAAGGCTTCATCCTGA
- a CDS encoding signal peptidase I, producing MVWGKRIGLILVALFILFNLFLYASSRWNPDGIPGLGQWKVLSVLTGSMAPVIHAGDMVLVTRYTDEVPRTGDIVTYWKDDQTRSLITHRVIRRLENGYLQTKGDANHEADGGWTNPDRLVGKVVWTIPYAAALQQWMKEPPTLLCMLAGFSLFLVYVQRRSGGQEGSQTASMRPESIEGERS from the coding sequence ATGGTCTGGGGGAAGCGCATTGGCTTGATCTTGGTTGCCCTTTTTATCCTCTTCAATCTCTTTTTGTATGCCAGCAGCCGCTGGAATCCGGATGGTATTCCCGGCCTCGGACAGTGGAAAGTGCTCTCCGTACTCACGGGCAGCATGGCTCCTGTCATCCATGCAGGCGACATGGTGCTCGTGACCCGCTACACAGACGAGGTGCCTCGGACGGGAGATATCGTCACTTACTGGAAAGACGATCAGACGCGGTCGCTGATTACCCACCGGGTGATCCGTCGGCTGGAAAATGGCTACTTGCAAACGAAAGGCGACGCCAATCACGAGGCGGACGGTGGCTGGACAAACCCGGACCGACTGGTAGGCAAAGTCGTATGGACGATTCCGTATGCGGCGGCCTTGCAGCAGTGGATGAAAGAGCCGCCGACGCTGCTTTGCATGCTAGCAGGATTCTCGCTGTTTCTGGTGTACGTACAGCGCCGGTCAGGCGGCCAAGAGGGCAGCCAAACGGCTTCAATGCGACCCGAATCGATTGAGGGGGAACGATCATGA
- a CDS encoding TasA family protein — protein sequence MKWEQVKNWPWKRIIIGSAVISSIAASTSFGTYAYFTSQAEESATFAAGKLEISLGETKAKFQADADQPFMPGVRVQKTLSVENSSDVPVKYALLAEKADGDDVVYDQLVAEIRRTSDDELLYHGRISALTQANVVIPELGKGERDQLEYTVYLPESTGNEVQQKSAEVTFGFLATQQENGDYFAQGGPVMTFTPQDLSGQQLLSTMKLANRVGEEESAKQKDGEAVKGMTFVLAAGSYDLSGMELPKNITWKAAPGQEGKVVIQADELEVRDASFDGIRFEGSGTGLVVGSHVSFRNCTFAGFDVAIRTGEADQDGADKSETADSSEETGGKYLEGLTVKDSSFENVAQAIVLDGSIKAALIAGNTFSGGDHAVVIANDRETQVQIVENDFTKVNQYAVESGGVRVGDGIDGFTEIEGEAAGTKKLALHLYKADIYLENNEYAR from the coding sequence ATGAAGTGGGAACAGGTGAAAAACTGGCCGTGGAAGCGGATCATCATCGGATCGGCAGTTATTTCTTCTATTGCTGCAAGCACCAGCTTTGGAACGTACGCTTATTTTACGAGCCAAGCGGAAGAGTCGGCCACTTTTGCGGCAGGAAAGCTGGAAATCAGCCTGGGGGAAACGAAGGCGAAGTTTCAGGCAGATGCGGATCAGCCTTTCATGCCGGGTGTCCGCGTGCAAAAAACGCTAAGCGTAGAAAACAGCAGCGACGTGCCTGTTAAGTACGCACTGCTGGCGGAGAAGGCCGATGGAGATGACGTCGTCTACGATCAATTGGTGGCGGAAATTCGCCGGACGAGCGATGACGAGCTGCTCTACCACGGGCGAATCAGCGCTTTGACGCAAGCCAACGTAGTCATACCCGAGCTGGGCAAGGGCGAACGCGATCAGCTGGAGTACACCGTCTACCTGCCGGAGAGCACGGGCAACGAGGTCCAGCAGAAGTCGGCGGAAGTCACGTTTGGCTTCCTCGCTACCCAACAGGAGAACGGCGATTACTTTGCCCAAGGCGGGCCGGTCATGACATTTACACCGCAAGACTTGAGCGGCCAGCAGCTGCTCAGCACGATGAAGCTGGCAAACCGGGTAGGGGAAGAAGAGAGCGCCAAGCAAAAAGACGGCGAGGCGGTCAAGGGGATGACCTTTGTGCTGGCTGCGGGCTCCTACGATCTCAGTGGAATGGAGCTGCCCAAGAACATTACGTGGAAAGCGGCCCCCGGCCAAGAGGGCAAGGTCGTCATCCAGGCGGACGAACTGGAGGTGCGCGACGCCTCCTTTGATGGCATTCGCTTCGAGGGCAGCGGGACAGGCTTAGTGGTCGGCTCTCATGTCAGCTTCCGCAATTGCACGTTTGCCGGATTTGATGTCGCGATTCGCACGGGAGAGGCGGACCAAGATGGCGCGGACAAGTCCGAAACCGCAGATTCGTCGGAAGAGACAGGCGGCAAGTACCTCGAAGGCTTGACGGTGAAAGACAGCTCCTTCGAGAACGTAGCACAGGCAATCGTACTCGATGGGAGCATCAAGGCGGCACTGATTGCAGGGAACACCTTCAGCGGTGGAGACCACGCTGTCGTAATTGCCAATGACCGGGAGACGCAAGTCCAGATTGTCGAGAACGACTTCACGAAAGTCAACCAATACGCGGTAGAAAGCGGTGGAGTCCGGGTGGGTGATGGCATTGACGGATTTACGGAGATCGAAGGAGAAGC